In Chiloscyllium punctatum isolate Juve2018m chromosome 10, sChiPun1.3, whole genome shotgun sequence, a single window of DNA contains:
- the LOC140481832 gene encoding ADP-ribosylation factor-like protein 4C, with the protein MGNSFSNVSAFQSLHIVMLGLDSAGKTTVLYRLKFNEFVNTVPTIGFNTEKIRLGNGTTKGISCHFWDVGGQEKLRPLWKSYSRCTDGIIYVVDSVDVDRLEEAKTELHKITRISENQGTPLLVIANKQDLPKSLPVGDIERQLALPELCPSTPWHVQPACAIIGEGLPEGMDKLYEMIVKRRKALRQKKKR; encoded by the coding sequence ATGGGCAATAGTTTCTCCAACGTGTCGGCGTTTCAGTCCCTGCACATTGTCATGTTGGGACTGGACTCGGCGGGCAAGACCACCGTCCTGTACCGGCTCAAGTTCAACGAGTTCGTCAACACGGTGCCCACCATCGGCTTCAACACCGAGAAGATCAGGCTCGGCAACGGCACCACCAAGGGCATCAGCTGCCACTTCTGGGACGTGGGCGGCCAGGAGAAGCTGAGGCCGCTCTGGAAGTCGTACAGCCGCTGCACCGACGGCATCATCTACGTGGTGGACTCGGTGGACGTGGACCGCCTGGAGGAAGCCAAGACCGAGCTGCACAAGATCACCAGGATCTCGGAGAACCAGGGCACCCCTCTGCTGGTCATCGCCAACAAGCAGGACCTGCCCAAGTCCCTGCCGGTGGGCGACATCGAGAGGCAACTGGCGCTGCCGGAGCTCTGCCCCTCCACCCCTTGGCATGTGCAGCCCGCCTGTGCCATCATTGGAGAAGGGCTGCCCGAGGGCATGGACAAACTCTACGAGATGATTGTGAAACGGAGGAAAGCCCTGAGGCAGAAGAAGAAACGCTGA